Proteins encoded within one genomic window of Eurosta solidaginis isolate ZX-2024a chromosome 1, ASM4086904v1, whole genome shotgun sequence:
- the LOC137237270 gene encoding uncharacterized protein codes for MLQNIFKMFRSSTRQIICLVVALQAITFAAAQLYQLTDETGTYNVSTKADDYINENRRQYNATLQTFLDQINDINKSIEDQVIPLDKQKDLLLKQIRETNERLLPLEGLNSRSEYCVQQYKAELPYADIIKANIETCLTGARGTYASIVSQLNVLYSNLLNYYNADLRNALLTCSRTFPNPSLNYTNCITPVISRTNTVTNNQRTSFATILQTATCTLTARMDTAASCTYAVYNSALLSLGAAERLINDCISGVSGPRPCTTVTAGCSTLKYLPVKDSDFASVNITNPLVGLSKAQGCVELRYTY; via the exons ATGTTACAAAACATTTTCAAGATGTTCAGAAGCAGCACAAGACAAATTATCTGCTTGGTAGTGGCGCTCCAAGCGATTACCTTCGCTGCTGCTCAATTATATCAGTTGACTGATGAAACTGGCACTTATAACGTATCCACTAAAGCGGATGATTATATTAATGAGAATCGTCGTCAATACAATGCTACACTACAAACTTTCTTGGACCAAATCAACGATATTAATAAAAGTATTGAAGATCAAGTGATACCATTGGACAAACAAAAGGATTTATTACTCAAACAAATTAGGGAAACCAATGAAAGATTGTTACCATTAGAAGGACTCAATTCACGCTCAGAATATTGTGTGCAACAATATAAGGCAGAGTTGCCATATGCCGATATTATAAAAGCGAATATTGAAACTTGTTTGACAGGCGCACGCGGCACTTACGCCAGCATTGTCAGTCAACTCAATGTACTCTATTCGAATTTACTTAATTATTATAATGCTGATTTAAGAAATGCACTGCTCACTTGCTCTAGAACCTTTCCTAATCCTTCATTGAATTACACCAATTGTATAACACCAGTC ATTTCCAGAACAAACACCGTCACAAATAACCAGCGTACTTCATTCGCCACAATTTTACAAACCGCCACTTGTACTTTGACTGCACGCATGGATACGGCTGCAAGCTGCACGTACGCCGTTTATAATTCCGCTTTGTTATCACTTGGCGCTGCCGAACGTTTGATTAATGATTGCATAAGTGGTGTTTCCGGTCCAAGACCCTGCACAACAGTGACGGCAGGGTGCTCTACTCTTAAATATTTGCCTGTCAAGGATTCAGATTTCGCAAGTGTTAATATAACGAATCCGTTAGTCGGCTTATCAAAAGCACAGGGCTGTGTCGAACTGAGATATACTTACTAA
- the LOC137237271 gene encoding uncharacterized protein, whose amino-acid sequence MFTSSTRHIICLVVTLQAISFAAAQLYQLTDETGAFNVSTKADDYINQNRRQYNATLQNFLDQIADINTSLENQVTSLDKQKELLLKQIKETNERLQPLEGLNAQAEFCVQKYEAELPYADIVKANIESCFATARGSYAGIVSQLNVLYSNLLNYYNADFRNALLTCSRTFPNPSINYTNCILPVISRTNTVTNNQRTSFVTTFQTANCALTARIDATVSCSYAFYNSALVSLGAAERLINDCISGVSASKPCIPVTAGCSIVKNVRVNETTDFTNVNITNLLVGLSKAQGCVELRYL is encoded by the exons ATGTTCACGAGTAGCACAAGACATATTATCTGCTTGGTAGTGACTCTCCAAGCGATTAGCTTCGCCGCAGCTCAATTATATCAGTTGACTGATGAAACTGGCGCATTTAATGTATCCACCAAAGCGGATGATTATATTAATCAGAATCGTCGTCAATACAATGCTACACTACAAAATTTCTTGGATCAAATAGCTGATATAAATACGAGTCTTGAGAATCAAGTGACATCCTTAGACAAACAAAAGGAATTATTACTTAAACAAATCAAGGAAACCAATGAAAGATTACAACCTCTAGAAGGTCTCAATGCACAAGCAGAATTTTGCGTACAAAAATATGAAGCCGAATTGCCATATGCTGATATTGTAAAGGCAAATATTGAAAGTTGTTTCGCGACGGCACGAGGCTCTTATGCCGGCATTGTCAGTCAACTTAATGTGCtctactcaaatttgcttaattaTTATAATGCTGACTTTAGAAATGCACTGCTCACTTGCTCTAGAACCTTTCCTAATCCTTCAATTAATTACACCAACTGCATATTGCCAGtg ATTTCCCGAACAAACACCGTCACAAACAACCAGCGCACTTCTTTCGTCACCACTTTTCAAACGGCCAATTGCGCTTTGACTGCACGCATCGATGCGACTGTTAGCTGTTCGTATGCATTTTATAATTCGGCTTTGGTATCACTTGGCGCTGCCGAACGTTTAATTAATGATTGCATAAGTGGTGTTTCAGCTAGTAAACCCTGTATACCAGTAACTGCTGGGTGCTCTATTGTTAAAAATGTGAGAGTTAACGAAACAACAGATTTCACAAATGTCAATATAACAAATCTGTTAGTCGGGTTATCTAAAGCGCAGGGTTGTGTGGAACTAAGATATCTATAA
- the LOC137237272 gene encoding protein CREG1-like → MVNIIAVDDSALNGSSTGRIHFLLADFEFTGADALHNSRMTFFFSEEQSNSCNKRGVNPMEPACPRVMISGRVKKLDTTSPEYEDNMEAFNNRHKHFKIWVQAHHFYLNELEIENIFIVAYQGGPRTIDAEDYYNAQL, encoded by the exons ATGGTGAATATAATCGCTGTAGATGATAGCGCTTTGAATGGCTCATCGACTGGACGTATACACTTTTTGTTGGCTGATTTTGAATTTACCGGCGCCGATGCTTTGCATAATAGTAGAATGACTTTCTTCTTTAGTGAAGAACAAAGTAATTCGTGTAATAAACGTGGTGTAAATCCCATGGAACCGGCTTGTCCACGTGTCATGATTAGCGGTCGAGTGAAAAAG TTGGACACCACGAGCCCGGAATATGAGGACAATATGGAAGCATTCAACAATCGTCATAAACACTTTAAGATTTGGGTGCAAG caCATCATTTCTATCTAAATGAATTGGAAAtcgaaaatattttcattgttgCTTATCAGGGCGGTCCACGTACAATCGATGCCGAGGATTATTACAATGCACAACTTTAA
- the LOC137237273 gene encoding protein CREG1-like, which translates to MSKAVAYILPLLLLQLLSIDLSMGYSALEDAQIIAEYKSHMNDTNHAFVARKLVHQASWAAVGSISTNEKIKNYPMVNIISVDDSDLNGSSTGRIHFLLTDLDFTGPDWQHNNKVTFLFTDDENLNCKQRGEDPMEPTCARAIISGRVKKLSTESVDYNDWIEAFKARHPAARNWLKAHNFYLCELQIENIFVLDYYGGPHDITVDDYFNAKPN; encoded by the exons ATGTCGAAAGCAGTCGCATATATTTTACCACTCCTCTTACTACAATTATTATCCATCGACCTTTCTATGGGCTACTCAGCGCTTGAGGATGCACAAATAATTGCAGAATATAAAAGCCACATGAATGATACAAATCATGCCTTCGTAGCTCGAAAGTTGGTGCATCAAGCAAGTTGGGCGGCAGTGGGTAGCATATCAACCAATGAGAAGATCAAGAACTATCCAATGGTTAATATAATATCAGTGGATGATAGTGATTTGAATGGTTCATCAACTGGGCGTATACACTTTTTGTTAACCGATTTGGATTTCACCGGCCCCGATTGGCAGCATAATAATAAAGTGACATTTCTTTTTACGGATGATGAAAACTTGAATTGCAAGCAACGTGGCGAAGATCCAATGGAACCGACTTGTGCGCGCGCCATAATAAGTGGAAGGGTTAAGAAG TTGAGTACTGAAAGCGTGGATTATAACGATTGGATAGAGGCATTCAAAGCACGTCATCCTGCTGCTAGAAACTGGCTCAAAG CACATAATTTCTATTTATGTGAATtacaaattgaaaatatttttgtattggaCTACTATGGCGGCCCACACGATATAACTGTCGATGACTATTTTAATGCAAAACCGAACTGA